The bacterium genome includes a window with the following:
- a CDS encoding glycosyltransferase family 4 protein produces the protein MKNVLHVLSQRPLLTGSGITLNALVRLAGEAGWDQRVVVGTPVEDPNPAVDGLAPERVHPLLFGTEALPFPVPGMSDVMPYSSSRFSLLTPAQLKTYRDAWREHLRAVVAEERLGLIHVHHAWIVASLLKDLFPETPVVAHCHATGLRQLELCPHLADEIRDGLGRNELFLVLHAGDARRLSTALDVPMSRVRIVGAGYREELFYRTGRPENTAGELLYVGKYSSAKGLPWLLDAVQELGERRAVRLHVAGGGAGWEARELEERMRAMGDLVVLHGSLAQEELAALMRRCVVCVLPSFYEGLPLVLVEAAACGCRLVATELEGIRDELALPLAGVLEMVPPPRLFGVDSPVEADLPGFVEGLIGAIERSLEAGVGAAAERAPEETLHPFTWTSTFERVEAAWLELLGAS, from the coding sequence ATGAAAAACGTGCTCCACGTTCTTTCGCAGCGTCCGCTGCTGACCGGGAGCGGGATCACGTTGAACGCGCTGGTTCGGTTGGCCGGGGAGGCGGGATGGGATCAGCGCGTCGTCGTGGGCACGCCCGTGGAGGACCCGAATCCAGCGGTCGATGGGCTCGCTCCGGAGCGGGTGCACCCCCTACTCTTCGGTACCGAAGCCTTGCCGTTTCCGGTGCCGGGCATGAGTGACGTCATGCCGTATTCGAGTAGCCGGTTCTCTCTACTGACGCCGGCTCAGTTGAAAACCTATCGGGATGCCTGGCGAGAGCACCTCCGTGCCGTGGTGGCGGAGGAGCGGCTCGGCTTGATCCACGTGCATCACGCGTGGATCGTCGCCTCGCTGCTCAAAGACCTGTTCCCGGAGACGCCGGTCGTGGCCCATTGTCATGCGACCGGGTTGCGCCAGCTCGAGCTCTGTCCGCATCTGGCGGACGAGATTCGGGACGGGCTAGGCCGCAACGAGTTGTTTCTCGTGCTACACGCCGGAGACGCAAGACGCCTTTCCACCGCTCTGGACGTTCCGATGAGTCGCGTGCGCATCGTTGGCGCGGGCTATCGAGAGGAGCTCTTTTACCGCACGGGCCGCCCGGAGAACACCGCTGGCGAGCTGCTCTACGTTGGCAAGTACAGCTCGGCGAAGGGGCTGCCCTGGCTCCTGGATGCCGTCCAGGAGCTCGGGGAACGCCGAGCCGTGCGCCTGCATGTAGCCGGCGGCGGTGCGGGGTGGGAGGCGAGGGAGCTGGAGGAGCGCATGCGGGCGATGGGAGACCTCGTGGTCCTGCACGGGAGCCTCGCGCAGGAGGAGTTGGCTGCGCTGATGCGACGATGCGTCGTCTGTGTCTTGCCGTCGTTCTACGAGGGGCTGCCACTCGTCCTGGTGGAGGCTGCGGCTTGTGGTTGCCGGCTGGTTGCGACCGAGCTCGAGGGAATCCGCGACGAGCTGGCCCTGCCTCTTGCGGGAGTCCTGGAGATGGTTCCGCCACCGCGCCTGTTCGGCGTCGACTCGCCGGTCGAGGCCGACTTGCCCGGCTTCGTCGAAGGGCTGATCGGCGCTATCGAGCGTTCGCTCGAGGCCGGGGTCGGTGCCGCCGCCGAGCGAGCCCCGGAGGAAACACTGCATCCGTTCACCTGGACCTCGACGTTCGAGCGAGTCGAGGCCGCGTGGCTGGAGCTACTGGGCGCCTCTTGA
- a CDS encoding tryptophanase, producing MQTELMHEPHKIKTIRPVAFPSLEERKQHLAQAHFNVFNLTPSQVGFDMCSLGTSAMTQEQLSGQLIGDEAYAGARNFEHLERVVRDVLGHTYVCPTHNVLGCVKLVTATMVPAGSVLPSNARTRIDVLTPRDVEVPDVRNHDEELFTGNVDLGRLEKVLEDGNVAIVGLQAFADGQHPFSMQNLRAVRALADRYGKRLVLDGSRVIENAWYMQQNERGMSAHTVAALVRAIAKTAHVFQIDGAQDPKCPTGGLLSTDNPEDHERFMNEVVVYEGLHTYGGMAGRTMEVFARGLEEMCIETEVQWVMQQTERFCERLRVAGVPMERGCDGAYILADAFLSHHDRFQQDAFSAALYEMSGVRALAHGLVGRDNLVPVQIPRLAMTGRQLDQVADAVISLYNRRDQIPPLEAVREGMWRDQMRYRWVYCDLESYEFDTYPFVIHTIERIGELSREERWRAIREAGFNTFLLRSADVSIDLLTDSGTSAMSTDQWSAYDGARATPTTSDEYGRLVEVLKAATGYEHIIPTHQGRAAEQILSEIMIQPGQIVPGNMYFTTTKLHQELAGGVFADVIVDEAHDPQSDFPWKGNIDLAKLEALVEEHGAEKISYISFEHSVNMAGGQPVSMENMREVYGYCSGLHIPVFFDATRMAENAYMIQQHDPHFGETKIRDILREMLVYGDGCTVSGKKDFLINIGGLLAFRDDAELAEKAQDKLRIYEGNITDGGLAASDLAAIAVGVDEMLDDRYIRARVRQTAALGRMLLEAGVPIVTPPGSHAIFLDAKRFLAHIDQDEYPAQRLAGEIYVETGVRAMERGNVSKGRNPDTGENCRPALELVRLTLPRRVYTRDHMRAVADGIIRLYRRRDEIGGLRFVYEPEKLRFFQGRFEPLD from the coding sequence ATGCAGACCGAGCTCATGCACGAACCCCACAAGATCAAGACCATCCGACCGGTCGCCTTTCCAAGCCTGGAAGAGCGCAAGCAGCATCTCGCCCAGGCCCATTTCAACGTCTTCAACCTGACCCCCTCGCAGGTGGGATTCGACATGTGCTCGCTGGGTACGAGCGCGATGACCCAGGAGCAACTGTCCGGACAGCTGATCGGTGACGAGGCCTATGCCGGCGCCCGGAACTTCGAACACCTGGAGCGGGTGGTGAGGGACGTCCTGGGGCACACCTACGTCTGCCCCACCCACAACGTCCTCGGCTGCGTGAAGCTGGTCACCGCGACCATGGTGCCCGCCGGATCGGTACTGCCTTCCAACGCCAGAACCCGAATCGACGTCTTGACGCCGCGGGACGTCGAGGTCCCCGACGTCCGCAACCACGACGAGGAGCTGTTCACGGGCAACGTCGACCTCGGCCGCCTCGAGAAGGTACTCGAGGACGGCAACGTCGCCATCGTCGGCTTGCAGGCCTTCGCCGACGGTCAGCATCCGTTCAGCATGCAGAACCTGCGAGCGGTAAGAGCTCTCGCGGATCGTTACGGTAAGCGCCTGGTCCTCGACGGCTCGCGGGTAATCGAGAACGCCTGGTACATGCAGCAGAACGAGAGGGGAATGTCCGCTCACACCGTTGCGGCGCTGGTCAGGGCGATCGCCAAGACGGCGCACGTTTTCCAGATCGACGGCGCCCAGGACCCGAAGTGCCCCACCGGCGGACTGCTCTCCACGGACAATCCGGAAGATCACGAACGCTTCATGAACGAGGTCGTCGTCTACGAAGGCCTTCACACCTACGGCGGCATGGCCGGCCGCACCATGGAAGTCTTCGCCCGCGGGCTCGAGGAGATGTGCATCGAGACCGAGGTGCAGTGGGTGATGCAGCAGACCGAGCGCTTCTGCGAGCGCCTGCGGGTCGCCGGAGTGCCCATGGAGCGCGGCTGCGACGGCGCCTACATCCTGGCGGACGCTTTCCTGTCCCATCATGACCGGTTCCAGCAGGACGCCTTCTCCGCGGCCCTCTACGAGATGTCGGGCGTGCGGGCCCTGGCGCACGGCCTGGTTGGGCGCGACAACCTGGTGCCGGTCCAGATCCCGCGACTGGCCATGACCGGCCGGCAGCTCGACCAGGTGGCGGACGCGGTGATCAGCCTCTACAACCGGCGAGACCAGATCCCACCGCTCGAGGCGGTGCGGGAAGGCATGTGGCGCGACCAGATGCGCTACCGCTGGGTCTACTGCGATCTCGAGTCCTACGAGTTCGATACTTATCCGTTCGTGATCCACACCATCGAGCGGATCGGCGAGCTCAGCCGCGAGGAGCGCTGGCGAGCGATCCGGGAGGCGGGCTTCAACACCTTCCTCTTGCGCTCGGCCGACGTCAGCATCGACCTGCTCACGGACTCGGGCACCTCGGCCATGAGCACCGATCAGTGGTCGGCCTACGACGGCGCCCGGGCCACGCCGACGACCTCCGACGAGTACGGAAGGCTGGTCGAGGTGCTCAAGGCCGCCACCGGCTACGAGCACATCATCCCGACCCATCAGGGGCGGGCCGCCGAGCAGATCCTGTCCGAGATCATGATCCAGCCCGGCCAGATCGTGCCCGGCAATATGTACTTCACCACCACCAAGCTCCACCAGGAGCTGGCCGGCGGAGTGTTCGCCGACGTCATCGTCGACGAAGCCCACGATCCGCAGAGTGACTTTCCATGGAAGGGCAACATCGACCTGGCCAAGCTCGAAGCCTTGGTCGAGGAGCACGGCGCCGAGAAGATCTCCTACATCTCGTTCGAGCACTCGGTCAACATGGCCGGCGGCCAGCCGGTCTCGATGGAGAACATGCGCGAGGTCTACGGCTACTGCTCGGGCCTTCACATCCCGGTCTTCTTCGACGCCACCCGGATGGCGGAGAACGCCTACATGATCCAACAGCACGACCCCCACTTCGGAGAGACGAAGATCCGGGACATCTTGAGAGAGATGCTGGTCTACGGCGACGGCTGCACGGTGTCGGGCAAGAAAGATTTTCTGATCAATATCGGGGGCCTGCTCGCCTTCCGCGACGACGCGGAGCTGGCCGAGAAGGCCCAGGACAAGCTGCGCATCTACGAGGGCAACATCACCGACGGCGGCCTCGCCGCCTCCGACCTCGCGGCCATCGCGGTCGGCGTCGACGAGATGCTCGACGACCGCTACATCCGGGCCCGAGTCCGCCAGACCGCGGCGCTTGGCAGAATGCTGCTCGAGGCCGGCGTGCCGATTGTCACGCCGCCCGGCAGCCATGCGATCTTCCTGGACGCCAAGCGCTTTCTCGCTCACATCGACCAGGACGAGTACCCGGCGCAGAGGCTCGCGGGCGAAATCTACGTGGAAACCGGCGTCCGCGCCATGGAGCGAGGCAACGTCTCCAAGGGCCGCAACCCCGACACCGGAGAAAACTGTCGCCCCGCCCTCGAGCTCGTCCGGCTGACGCTCCCGCGCCGGGTCTACACCCGCGACCACATGCGGGCGGTGGCCGACGGCATCATCCGGTTGTACAGACGGCGCGATGAGATCGGCGGACTGCGTTTCGTCTACGAGCCCGAGAAGCTGCGCTTCTTTCAGGGGCGCTTCGAGCCCCTGGACTGA
- a CDS encoding ParA family protein, whose translation MRYVVFNRKGGVGKTSLVCNLAAVSAAEGWKTLVIDLDPQANSSHYLLGHEACEALPNAADFFEHTLGFQLFGDVDEGDAWVHETPFENLWLLPADHRLAEIQPKLESRYKIYKLRDLLNKLADFDAIFLDTPPATSFFTTSALIAADSCLIPFDCDEFSRRALYQLLGTVREVREDHNEEIEIGGIVVNLFQEQARLPRRLVDELESEGLPVLRPYINASVKVRESHEQHRPLVHLAPSHKVTRQFRDLYQTLVEQAA comes from the coding sequence ATGCGCTACGTCGTATTCAATCGCAAAGGTGGAGTCGGCAAGACATCTCTTGTCTGCAATCTCGCCGCGGTGAGCGCCGCCGAGGGTTGGAAGACCCTGGTGATCGATCTCGACCCACAGGCCAACTCGTCCCACTACCTGCTTGGGCACGAGGCCTGCGAGGCACTGCCCAATGCCGCAGACTTCTTCGAGCACACGCTCGGCTTCCAGCTGTTCGGGGACGTCGACGAGGGCGACGCCTGGGTCCACGAAACACCGTTCGAGAACCTCTGGCTGCTGCCGGCCGACCATCGGCTCGCCGAGATCCAGCCCAAGCTCGAGTCCCGCTATAAGATCTACAAGCTCCGCGACCTGCTGAACAAACTTGCCGATTTCGACGCCATCTTTCTCGACACGCCGCCGGCGACCAGCTTCTTCACTACCTCGGCACTGATCGCCGCCGATTCCTGTCTGATTCCGTTCGATTGCGACGAGTTCTCTCGGCGAGCGCTCTACCAGCTGCTCGGCACGGTAAGGGAGGTGCGCGAGGACCACAACGAAGAGATCGAGATTGGCGGCATCGTAGTGAATCTCTTCCAGGAACAGGCACGGCTGCCACGACGCCTGGTCGACGAGCTCGAATCGGAAGGACTTCCGGTTCTCCGGCCCTACATCAACGCGTCGGTGAAGGTACGTGAGTCCCACGAGCAGCACCGGCCCTTGGTTCACCTGGCACCAAGTCACAAGGTGACTCGCCAGTTCCGTGACCTCTACCAGACGCTCGTCGAGCAGGCCGCATGA
- a CDS encoding TonB-dependent copper receptor has translation MRRIKRRRSMRFGPIGLGLIWLGATAAVAVEVEPKAETAATEARTDEIESTETEPLATVFDEILIGAAMSPLVGPERELGHAEITEIPYGDAAEVLRSVSGMAVGRMGGHGLEPHLRGMAETNINILLDGAYVHNACPNRMDPPTSFGAVDSFDRVVVLKGVQTVRYGGGGSAGTILYQRETPRFRPEERWRIHFGSAYATHTESPDLTLDATIGAPKFYLRAIGEQRDVDNYKDGGGNEVRSAFRKQDATFALGWTPDYGTEVELSYEDNLTEDALFPGAAMDAPFDENSLYRLQLRRLRPEARITAIESELYFGEIDHVMDNYSLRPLTAPMAAKAETTSDTYGGRFSIDSRSGAHARFTFGADFQSNSRRAVRIVGPDPETVSRDQSILWPDVEVTDAGVFFEGVHDIAPRSRFLFGTRLDRFEASIGEPDRKPFGSNLSPSGLYELYYGEAATDWSHDDVGGLLRLEHEIENGPTLFVGVSRSVRPADATERFLASNNSQASKRWIGKPNLRASRHHQIDLGATSIKASRQITGILFLDRVDDFILRDRARAQPGVLLDDRASIYRNVEAELFGVELDAWQKLDERFSLLGNAGWVRADNSTDRRPIAQIPPLQGRFRLNFERQPWKSSATVRYAFRQKRIDDDAATRSGLDMGETPGYAVLDLLGSHTLGSGLEIQVGVENVFDRLYADHLNRSNLFDVEQVRVNEPGRTLWLRLRLASNRDN, from the coding sequence ATGAGAAGAATCAAACGCAGGCGTTCCATGCGATTCGGCCCGATCGGACTCGGTCTGATCTGGCTGGGCGCAACGGCCGCTGTGGCCGTCGAAGTCGAGCCGAAGGCCGAGACCGCTGCAACCGAAGCCCGAACGGACGAGATCGAGTCGACCGAGACGGAGCCACTCGCCACCGTCTTCGACGAGATCCTGATCGGCGCGGCTATGAGCCCGCTCGTTGGACCGGAGAGAGAGCTGGGGCACGCCGAGATCACCGAGATTCCGTACGGCGATGCTGCCGAGGTCCTGCGCAGCGTCTCGGGGATGGCCGTCGGCCGCATGGGTGGCCACGGCCTGGAGCCGCATCTGCGCGGCATGGCCGAGACCAACATCAATATCCTCCTCGACGGCGCCTATGTCCACAACGCCTGTCCCAACCGCATGGATCCTCCGACCTCCTTTGGCGCCGTGGACAGCTTCGACCGGGTGGTCGTACTCAAAGGCGTGCAGACCGTTCGCTACGGCGGCGGCGGCAGCGCCGGCACCATCCTCTACCAGCGCGAGACGCCGCGCTTCCGACCCGAGGAGCGCTGGCGCATTCACTTCGGATCGGCCTACGCCACTCACACCGAATCACCCGACCTGACCTTGGATGCCACGATCGGCGCACCCAAGTTCTACTTGCGGGCGATCGGTGAGCAACGCGATGTCGACAACTACAAGGACGGCGGTGGCAACGAGGTTCGCTCGGCTTTCAGGAAGCAAGACGCGACCTTCGCACTCGGCTGGACCCCCGACTACGGCACCGAGGTCGAGCTCTCCTACGAAGACAACCTAACCGAAGATGCTCTCTTTCCCGGCGCGGCGATGGATGCGCCATTCGACGAGAACAGCCTCTATCGGCTACAGCTTCGAAGGCTGCGTCCTGAAGCCCGCATCACCGCCATCGAGTCCGAGCTCTACTTCGGCGAGATCGATCACGTCATGGACAACTACTCACTTCGCCCGCTCACCGCTCCAATGGCGGCAAAGGCGGAGACGACCTCGGATACCTATGGCGGCAGATTCAGCATCGACAGCCGCAGCGGCGCTCACGCGCGCTTCACCTTCGGAGCCGATTTTCAGAGCAACTCCCGTCGCGCGGTACGCATCGTCGGGCCAGATCCCGAGACCGTCTCCCGAGATCAATCGATCCTGTGGCCGGATGTCGAAGTGACCGACGCCGGGGTCTTCTTCGAAGGTGTCCACGACATCGCTCCGCGGAGCCGGTTCCTTTTCGGCACCAGGCTCGACCGTTTCGAGGCCTCGATCGGCGAGCCCGACCGCAAGCCCTTCGGGTCCAACCTGAGTCCTAGCGGACTCTACGAGCTGTACTACGGAGAGGCCGCCACCGACTGGAGCCATGACGATGTCGGCGGCCTACTTCGCCTTGAACACGAGATCGAGAACGGTCCCACGCTGTTCGTCGGCGTCAGTCGAAGTGTTCGACCCGCCGACGCTACCGAGCGCTTTCTGGCATCGAACAACAGCCAGGCGTCCAAGCGGTGGATCGGCAAGCCGAATCTCCGCGCCTCGCGCCATCACCAGATCGATCTGGGGGCGACTTCGATCAAAGCCAGCCGGCAGATCACCGGTATCCTGTTCCTCGACCGGGTCGACGATTTCATCCTGCGCGATCGGGCTCGAGCTCAGCCCGGAGTGCTGCTCGACGACCGGGCCTCCATCTATCGAAATGTCGAGGCGGAGCTCTTCGGCGTCGAGCTCGACGCCTGGCAGAAACTCGATGAGCGCTTCTCGCTTCTGGGCAACGCCGGCTGGGTTCGCGCCGACAACAGCACCGACCGCCGCCCGATTGCACAGATCCCGCCGCTTCAGGGCCGCTTTCGACTGAACTTCGAACGGCAGCCCTGGAAGAGCTCGGCCACGGTCCGCTATGCCTTTCGCCAGAAACGCATCGACGATGACGCGGCAACCCGAAGCGGGCTCGATATGGGAGAGACGCCAGGCTACGCGGTTCTGGATCTTCTCGGCAGTCATACGTTGGGGTCGGGACTCGAGATCCAAGTCGGAGTCGAGAACGTCTTCGATCGCCTCTATGCCGACCACCTCAATCGCTCGAATCTGTTTGACGTCGAGCAGGTGCGCGTCAACGAGCCGGGGCGGACCCTCTGGTTGAGACTTCGGCTGGCATCGAACCGGGACAACTAG